The following nucleotide sequence is from Podospora bellae-mahoneyi strain CBS 112042 chromosome 1 map unlocalized CBS112042p_1, whole genome shotgun sequence.
GCccatgaaaaagaaaagccaaATTCCGAATGGCAACTCCTAGGGTAAAGCCGGTTTAGCCTGATATATTGCCGTCACGGTCAACTCGTGGTGTCGTCCCGATGGATACTACTGTTGCCGTCccgatgggggtggtgttgttccTGCATCTTGTTGCTGTAGTGGTGTATAAGTAGATCGGTGAGGTAGGGTAGGTCGGTGTGTCGTCGAGATGGAAGGGTAGGTAGGCTCGCATTTCCTATTCGcctcgtcgttgtcgtcaaAATGGCAATTCTCCGGGgtttcctcctcggcctcggcctcgctcTCGCCGGTGTTGTTCAgggccatgatgatggcagtCAATGGGTCGATCTCTGGGCTTCGATGCCTCAGGAGGTAGAACCGCATAATCTGCCGCCTGCGCCGTTTGTAAGTTCCTTTTCCACATCAAACATACCTTTCTTCTTGTATCGAGAGATTCTTGCTGACCCATCCCCTGTTCCAGACCGGCGAGGACTCCATctacaccaacaccaccatccgccaaaccatccacctcacccaacCCGCTCCCCACATccgcctctccctctccaacgaATTCGGCGGCCCCTCTGCCGATCTCCACATCTCCGCCGTCAccatcgccctccccctcaacggCACGGCcggctccccctccatccagcCCAGAACCCTCCGCCAAGTCACCTTCTCGGGCGGAAGCAAAtccttcaccatccccaacggcgccatcgccatctcGGACCCCATCAGAAACCTCAACGTCAAAGCCGAGACCAACCTCGCCGTCACAATCTACATCCAGCAAGGCCAGCAAGGCAAGCGAATCTCCGGCCACCCAGGCAGCCGAACAAGCAGCTGGTTCATCAACGGCGACCACACCAAAGCAGTCGACTTGCCATCCGAGGCGGTGAGGGTAGACCGGTGGTTCATCCTCTCCGCGGTCGAAGGCTGGGTAGACAAGAAAAGAACCCTCGGGAGCCTAGTCATCATCGGCGACAGCATCACCGACGGCCGCGGCTCAACCACAAACGGCAACGACCGTTGGCCCGACCAACTCCTCCGCCGGCTCGAATCCCAACGTCGCGGCGGTTCAGGAATGAGCGTCATCAACCAAGCCGCCGGAGGCAACAGGGTCCTAGCCGACGGGCTCGGACCCAACGCGCTGGGCCGGATAGCAAGGGACGTCCTCGCTCACAACGGAGTAAAATACGTGGTTCTTTTCGAGGGCGTCAACGACCTTGGCACCGCTGCCGAAGGCGACCTAGTCAAGACAGGGGATCGTCTCATTCAAGCTTATGAGCAGATCATCACCCGGCTTCACGGGCGTGGGATTGCCGTATTTGGGGCGACGATCACGCCCATGAGCGGGCCGGGCCAGGCGTATGGGGaaccgaggagggaggagcagagggtgagggtgaatAGGTGGATTAGGACCAGCGGGAGGTTCGACGCGGTGATTGACTTTGACAAGGCGGTGAGGGATCCAAAGAATGAGACGCGGCTGAGACCAGAGTATGACACGGGGGATTACCTTCACTTGAACCCGACGGGGTACAAGGCCATGGCCGAGGCGGTC
It contains:
- a CDS encoding uncharacterized protein (EggNog:ENOG503NVSH; COG:O) — encoded protein: MAILRGFLLGLGLALAGVVQGHDDGSQWVDLWASMPQEVEPHNLPPAPFTGEDSIYTNTTIRQTIHLTQPAPHIRLSLSNEFGGPSADLHISAVTIALPLNGTAGSPSIQPRTLRQVTFSGGSKSFTIPNGAIAISDPIRNLNVKAETNLAVTIYIQQGQQGKRISGHPGSRTSSWFINGDHTKAVDLPSEAVRVDRWFILSAVEGWVDKKRTLGSLVIIGDSITDGRGSTTNGNDRWPDQLLRRLESQRRGGSGMSVINQAAGGNRVLADGLGPNALGRIARDVLAHNGVKYVVLFEGVNDLGTAAEGDLVKTGDRLIQAYEQIITRLHGRGIAVFGATITPMSGPGQAYGEPRREEQRVRVNRWIRTSGRFDAVIDFDKAVRDPKNETRLRPEYDTGDYLHLNPTGYKAMAEAVDLRLFERFKDGVSSIV